The Metallosphaera hakonensis JCM 8857 = DSM 7519 genome includes the window ATACTCGCCATAACTTATATAATACATTTCGATAATAATAAAAGTTATGCTAGTTCTTTATCTAACTTCTCGTAATAGTCATAATGAATTACTTCATACTGTTCCTTTCTAGTCATCATTTTATCCATGAGACTTCTTTGAGTTCCCTCATCAAGTAAAGTCTTCAATGCCTCTTGCATGGCCTTAGCAGCCACTCTGAAAATGGTTACAGGAAAGATTACGTACGTGTAACCCATTTCCTTAAATTCCTGAGCGGTTATGAGGGGAGTCTTGCCAAATTCCGTCATGTTAGCGAGCAGAGGTGCGTTAACTGCCTTTGCGAACTCCCTAAATTCGTCCTTGGACTGAAGGGCTTCTGGGAATATAATGTCAGCTCCGGCGTCTAGATAGGACTTGGCTCTCTCTATGGCGTCCTGTAGACCCAGAACTGCCCTGGAATCTACTCTAGCTATTATCTTGGCGTTCTTTCTAGCTCTCAGTGCGGCCTTGATCTTGGACACCATTTCCCTATTGGGTATGACTTCCTTACCGTCTAGATGACCACATTTCTTAGGCATACGCTGATCCTCAATCTGTATGGCATCAGCTCCGGCTCTCTCCAGAAGTGATACGGTTCTATACACATTTAAAGCCTCGCCGAAGCCGGTATCCGCGTCGACGATCATGGGGATAGACGTGACCTCTCTGATCCTCCTTACCATATCCACTAACTCATAGAGATCGATTATTCCAATATCTGGAAGACCAAAAGACGAAGTCAGCGCTCCTCCAGATAAGTAAACCGCTTTGAATCCTACCCTTTCAGCCAGAAGAGCGGTAAAGGGGTTGAAGATCCCTGGGACTACTGTGAACTCTTTACCAAGCGACAATGTCCTTCACCTCGTGGTTCTCTAGGTCCCAGATCCTCCCTATTAATTCTTTACTTAAACCTAACCTCAAGGCCTTCTCCTCTAATTCCTTATCGCTCATGGGATTTTTGTAGTGGCCCCTGGGCACCCTTATCTCGTCAGAGAAAGTACCTGCACTGGTTTTCACGGTTATTCTAGTTGGAAGCTCCGTAGGGTAAATCTTAGTGTACTCTTGATTCTCCACAACCTCCACCTTTCTCATGACCTCCATTACCTTAGGGTTCCCAATCAAGTTATAGGCATCGAGCCAGAACCTACCTGTGATAAGTGACACAGCGACAATAAACGGTAAGCTGTGGTCCGCAGTCTCCTTATTTCTAGGGTCCCACTTACCTTCGTCTGCCAGTATGGTCTTCCCTGCCTCATAGGTCTCTACAGTTACCTTGATTATATCTCCCCTTATCATTTCCTTAAGTCTTAGACCTATCTCCACTGCGGCCTGAGCGTGATACTCCACCGGATATTTCTTAATATACGTCTGCAAGATTTTCTCCCTTCCCATGCTTTTGAAGGGAGTATCGGACATGTCAGGTGCGACAACGTTCTTGAATCCCATTTTGCCCGAGAAAGGTGTGGATGGTCCAGTAAATCCAGACTTGGCCAGAAGAGCTGCGAACACCGAATTCCTGACTGCCTCAGCTGCGGCTCCAGCTTTCCACATACTTAAACTTCCAGAACGGGTTTCCCTAAGGGCTATGTGGGGTATCAGGGAAATGGAGATGGCGTTAATTAGTTGCTCCTTGTTCAACCCCAACGCTGCACCCAAAGCTGCGGTCGCTCCCACCTGAAGGAAGTTCACATGATCAAATCCCTTTTTCCTTAAGGACGTGGAGTCGCATAGCCTAGTGGAGATCTCGTAACCCAAGACTATCGCCCTTATGAGTTCCTTTCCATTTAAGTGGGGATCTATTGCCAACAGACCTCCTATCATATCTGAGGGGTGTAAGGGCTCCAGTGACAGATAGGTGTCATTGAAATCGAGGTACCTAATTAGGAGAGTATTGTAGAACGCTGCCACATCAGGAGCTGAAGTACCTCCCCCTAATAAGAGTCCCAGACCACTAAAGGAGGGAAGAGCGTCCCTTAATGCCTTGGCTGGAGGCGAGTTCTGAGATGAGTAAGCAACGGCCAATGAGTCTATGATCCTTCTTTTGGCCTCATGAATTGAAGGCTCCGGTATGTCCGAAAAAGAAGTGGAAGAGACTAAATCTGAGAAGAGTTCGGCTAGTTCCATGTTTTGACTTCTTCATGCTAGATTTAAAGCATTACTGAAAAACAGAAAGAAATCCAGAAATACTTAAACAAAGTAGCAATCTAAATTGCTATTGTTTTGCGCTTGTGAATCTGTTCCA containing:
- a CDS encoding MmgE/PrpD family protein, which produces MELAELFSDLVSSTSFSDIPEPSIHEAKRRIIDSLAVAYSSQNSPPAKALRDALPSFSGLGLLLGGGTSAPDVAAFYNTLLIRYLDFNDTYLSLEPLHPSDMIGGLLAIDPHLNGKELIRAIVLGYEISTRLCDSTSLRKKGFDHVNFLQVGATAALGAALGLNKEQLINAISISLIPHIALRETRSGSLSMWKAGAAAEAVRNSVFAALLAKSGFTGPSTPFSGKMGFKNVVAPDMSDTPFKSMGREKILQTYIKKYPVEYHAQAAVEIGLRLKEMIRGDIIKVTVETYEAGKTILADEGKWDPRNKETADHSLPFIVAVSLITGRFWLDAYNLIGNPKVMEVMRKVEVVENQEYTKIYPTELPTRITVKTSAGTFSDEIRVPRGHYKNPMSDKELEEKALRLGLSKELIGRIWDLENHEVKDIVAW
- the prpB gene encoding methylisocitrate lyase gives rise to the protein MSLGKEFTVVPGIFNPFTALLAERVGFKAVYLSGGALTSSFGLPDIGIIDLYELVDMVRRIREVTSIPMIVDADTGFGEALNVYRTVSLLERAGADAIQIEDQRMPKKCGHLDGKEVIPNREMVSKIKAALRARKNAKIIARVDSRAVLGLQDAIERAKSYLDAGADIIFPEALQSKDEFREFAKAVNAPLLANMTEFGKTPLITAQEFKEMGYTYVIFPVTIFRVAAKAMQEALKTLLDEGTQRSLMDKMMTRKEQYEVIHYDYYEKLDKELA